From Bos taurus isolate L1 Dominette 01449 registration number 42190680 breed Hereford chromosome 29, ARS-UCD2.0, whole genome shotgun sequence, a single genomic window includes:
- the PYGM gene encoding glycogen phosphorylase, muscle form (The RefSeq protein has 1 substitution compared to this genomic sequence) gives MSRPLTDQEKRKQISVRGLAGVENVTELKKNFNRHLHFTLVKDRNVATPRDYYFALAYTVRDHLVGRWIRTQQHYYEKDPKRIYYLSLEFYIGRTLQNTMVNLALENACDEATYQLGLDMEELEEIEEDAGLGNGGLGRLAACFLDSMATLGLAAYGYGIRYEFGIFNQKISGGWQMEEADDWLRYGNPWEKARPEFTLPVHFYGRVEHTSQGAKWVDTQVVLAMPYDTPVPGYRNNVVNTMRLWSAKAPNDFNLKDFNVGGYIQAVLDRNLAENISRVLYPNDNFFEGKELRLKQEYFVVAATLQDIIRRFKSSKFGCLDPVRTNFDAFPDKVAIQLNDTHPSLAIPELMRILVDQERLEWEKAWEVTVKTCAYTNHTVLPEALERWPVHLIETLLPRHLQIIYEINQRFLNRVAAAFPGDVDRLRRMSLVEEGAVKRINMAHLCIAGSHAVNGVARIHSEILKKTIFKDFYELEPHKFQNKTNGITPRRWLVMCNPGLAEIIAERIGEEYIADLDQLRKLLSYVDDESFIRDVAKVKQENKLKFSAYLEKEYKVHINPNSLFDIQVKRIHEYKRQLLNCLHVITLYNRIKKEPNKFFVPRTVMIGGKAAPGYHMAKMIIKLITAIGDVVNHDPVVGDRLRVIFLENYRVSLAEKVIPAADLSEQISTAGTEASGTGNMKFMLNGALTIGTMDGANVEMAEEAGEENFFIFGMRVEDVERLDQKGYNAQEYYDRIPELRHVIDQLSSGFFSPKQPDLFKDIVNMLMHHDRFKVFADYEEYIKCQERVSALYKNPREWTRMVIRNIATSGKFSSDRTIAQYAREIWGVEPTRQRMPAPDEKI, from the exons ATGTCCCGGCCCCTGACAGACCAGGAGAAGAGAAAGCAGATCAGCGTGCGTGGCCTGGCCGGTGTGGAGAATGTGACTGAGCTGAAGAAGAACTTCAACCGGCACCTACACTTCACCCTTGTGAAGGACCGCAATGTGGCCACCCCGCGAGACTACTACTTCGCGCTGGCCTACACGGTGCGAGACCACCTCGTGGGCCGCTGGATCCGCACGCAGCAGCACTACTACGAGAAGGACCCCAAG AGGATCTACTACCTGTCTCTGGAATTCTACATCGGCCGGACGCTGCAGAACACCATGGTGAACCTGGCGTTGGAGAATGCCTGTGACGAGGCCACCTATCAG CTGGGCCTAGACATGGAGGAGCTGGAGGAAATCGAGGAGGATGCAGGGCTGGGCAACGGGGGCCTGGGCCGGCTGGCGG CCTGCTTTCTGGACTCAATGGCAACACTGGGCCTGGCTGCCTATGGCTATGGGATCCGCTATGAGTTTGGGATTTTTAACCAGAAGATCTCTGGGGGTTGGCAG ATGGAGGAAGCTGATGACTGGCTTCGCTACGGCAACCCCTGGGAGAAGGCCCGTCCTGAGTTCACGCTGCCGGTGCACTTCTATGGCCGAGTGGAACACACCAGCCAGGGGGCCAAGTGGGTGGACACACAG GTGGTGCTGGCCATGCCCTACGACACACCCGTGCCTGGCTACCGCAACAACGTGGTCAACACCATGCGCCTGTGGTCTGCCAAAGCCCCCAACGACTTCAACCTCAAGGACT TCAATGTCGGTGGCTACATCCAGGCCGTGCTGGACCGCAACCTGGCTGAGAACATCTCACGGGTCCTGTACCCCAACGACAAC TTCTTTGAGGGGAAGGAGCTGCGGCTGAAGCAGGAGTACTTCGTAGTGGCTGCCACGCTCCAGGACATCATCCGCCGCTTCAAGTCCTCCAAGTTTGGCTGCCTCGACCCCGTGCGCACCAACTTCGATGCCTTCCCAGATAAG GTGGCCATCCAGCTCAATGACACCCACCCCTCCTTGGCCATCCCTGAGCTGATGAGGATTCTGGTGGACCAGGAGCGCCTGGAGTGGGAAAAG GCATGGGAAGTGACTGTGAAGACTTGTGCCTACACCAACCACACGGTGCTGCCCGAGGCCCTGGAGCGCTGGCCTGTGCACCTCATAGAGACCCTGCTGCCGCGGCACCTCCAGATCATCTATGAAATCAACCAGCGCTTCCTTAAC CGGGTGGCAGCCGCGTTCCCAGGGGATGTAGACCGACTGCGGCGCATGTCGCTGGTGGAGGAGGGCGCGGTGAAGCGCATCAATATGGCACACCTGTGCATCGCCGGGTCTCATGCCGTCAATGGCGTGGCTCGCATCCACTCGGAGATCCTCAAGAAGACCAT CTTCAAGGACTTCTACGAGCTGGAGCCTCATAAGTTCCAGAATAAGACCAATGGGATCACCCCTCGGCGCTGGTTGGTGATGTGTAACCCTGGGCTGGCAGAGATCATTGCTGAG CGCATCGGAGAGGAATACATCGCAGACCTGGATCAGCTGCGCAAACTGCTGTCCTATGTGGATGATGAATCCTTTATCCGGGATGTGGCCAAAGTGAAGCAG gaAAACAAGTTAAAGTTTTCTGcatacctggagaaggaatacAAAGTCCACATCAACCCCAACTCACTCTTCGATATCCAGGTGAAGCGGATTCACGAATATAAACGCCAGCTCCTCAACTGCCTCCATGTCATCACGCTGTACAACC GTATCAAGAAGGAACCCAATAAGTTTTTTGTGCCTCGGACTGTGATGATTGGAGGGAAG GCTGCCCCTGGGTACCATATGGCCAAGATGATCATCAAACTCATCACAGCCATTGGGGATGTGGTCAACCACGACCCGGTGGTGGGAGACCGCCTTCGTGTGATCTTCCTGGAGAACTACCGAGTCTCGCTGGCCGAGAAAG TGATCCCGGCTGCTGACCTCTCCGAGCAGATCTCTACTGCGGGCACTGAAGCCTCAGGCACTGGCAACATGAAGTTCATGCTCAACGGGGCTCTGACCATTGGCACCATGGACGGGGCCAACGTGGAGATGGCGGAAGAGGCGGGAGAGGagaacttcttcatctttggcatGCGGGTGGAGGACGTGGAAAGGCTTGACCAGAAAGG GTACAATGCCCAGGAGTATTATGACCGGATTCCTGAGCTTCGGCACGTCATTGACCAGCTGAGCAGTGGCTTCTTCTCCCCCAAACAGCCTGACCTATTCAAGGACATTGTCAACATGCTCATGCACCATGACCG GTTTAAAGTCTTTGCGGATTATGAAGAGTACGTTAAATGCCAGGAAAGAGTCAGTGCCTTGTACAAG AACCCGAGAGAGTGGACGCGGATGGTGATCCGGAACATAGCTACATCTGGCAAGTTCTCCAGTGACCGCACCATTGCCCAGTACGCCAGGGAGATCTGGGGCGTGGAGCCGACCCGCCAGCGCATGCCGGCCCCGGATGAGAAGATCTGA